Proteins co-encoded in one Candidatus Stygibacter australis genomic window:
- a CDS encoding electron transfer flavoprotein subunit beta/FixA family protein, whose protein sequence is MNCIVCIKQVPDTTEIRIDPVTNTLIREGVESIINPFDLYAIEAAVRIKEKFGGKVTALSMGPPQVEKALRDAVALGVDEIILLSDRKFAGADSWATSHTLSEAIKKIGDFDLIFFGQQAIDGDTGQVGPGVAAFLDLPQVCFVKEIKEISEESVTLHRLMEEGFDVVKSPLPAVFSVVKDLNIPRLPSLRGKRQAKKAELTIWNADDLALDEKEIGLNGSPTQVVKIFSPKLEKEVEKLEGLTAEDAANKVYDRLKELGK, encoded by the coding sequence ATGAACTGTATAGTATGTATAAAGCAGGTACCAGATACTACAGAGATCAGGATTGATCCAGTAACTAATACTTTGATCCGAGAGGGAGTGGAGAGTATTATCAATCCATTTGATCTGTATGCTATTGAAGCAGCAGTGAGAATCAAGGAGAAATTTGGCGGAAAAGTTACTGCTCTCAGTATGGGTCCTCCCCAGGTGGAAAAGGCATTAAGAGATGCTGTGGCATTAGGTGTGGATGAAATCATTCTTCTGAGTGACCGTAAATTTGCCGGTGCTGATAGCTGGGCAACTTCACACACACTTTCTGAGGCAATAAAAAAGATTGGTGACTTCGATCTTATCTTTTTTGGCCAGCAGGCGATTGATGGTGACACGGGACAGGTAGGACCTGGAGTTGCTGCTTTTCTTGATCTGCCTCAGGTATGCTTTGTGAAAGAGATTAAAGAGATTTCAGAAGAAAGCGTTACTCTTCACAGATTAATGGAAGAGGGTTTCGATGTGGTCAAGTCACCTCTGCCAGCAGTGTTTTCGGTTGTAAAAGACCTGAATATTCCCAGATTGCCATCCTTACGGGGAAAACGGCAGGCGAAGAAAGCAGAACTAACTATCTGGAATGCCGATGATCTGGCATTAGATGAAAAGGAAATTGGCTTGAATGGTTCTCCCACTCAGGTAGTGAAGATATTTTCACCCAAACTGGAAAAAGAAGTGGAAAAACTGGAAGGATTAACTGCTGAGGATGCTGCTAATAAAGTATATGACCGATTGAAAGAATTAGGGAAATAA